A window from Vigna radiata var. radiata cultivar VC1973A unplaced genomic scaffold, Vradiata_ver6 scaffold_399, whole genome shotgun sequence encodes these proteins:
- the LOC106780482 gene encoding traB domain-containing protein isoform X2 has protein sequence MFQRLIGHLVIRTRTLNQLARVTPFIHRHKSLLAAPFSCSQTLSSLQFSTDTSAVTHHPVRLPEDLSKNLIVLSCESSAEGGVCHVYLVGVSHGSKESYRRVQATVKFLKPEAVFLELCQSRASYLTRKNYKIHVPTQKEMVTRLRKKENIFSVFIGWFQAKTADDPHEDEFRVAYEEAIKYGGKVIFGDRPGEILCYKEVLYLIFPAYL, from the exons ATGTTTCAACGGCTTATCGGTCACCTCGTCATTCGCACTCGCACTCTCAATCAGCTCGCCCGAGTCACGCCCTTCATTCATCGCCATAAATCTCTCCTCGCAGCACCATTTTCTTGTTCCCAAACTCTATCTTCCCTCCAATTCTCCACCGACACCTCCGCCGTCACCCACCACCCGGTCAGGCTCCCGGAAGATCTATCCAAAAACCTGATTGTCCTCTCGTGCGAGTCTTCAGCCGAAGGCGGCGTCTGCCACGTTTACTTGGTCGGAGTCTCTCATGGCTCCAAG GAATCATACAGACGAGTTCAGGCTACAGTGAAATTTCTGAAACCGGAG GCTGTCTTCCTAGAGTTGTGCCAGAGTCGTGCTTCATATCTTACCCGTAAAAATTATAAg ATACACGTACCCACTCAGAAAGAAATGGTTACAAGATTGAGGAAAAAAGAGAACATTTTTTCAGTATTTATTGGTTGGTTCCAAGCCAAG ACAGCAGATGATCCTCATGAAGATGAGTTTCGTGTGGCATATGAAGAAGCCATCAAATATGGAGGCAAAGTGATATTTGGTGATCGCCCTG GGGAGATTCTGTGTTATAAAGAAGTTCTGTATCTCATTTTTCCAGcatatttgtaa
- the LOC106780482 gene encoding traB domain-containing protein isoform X3 — protein MFQRLIGHLVIRTRTLNQLARVTPFIHRHKSLLAAPFSCSQTLSSLQFSTDTSAVTHHPVRLPEDLSKNLIVLSCESSAEGGVCHVYLVGVSHGSKESYRRVQATVKFLKPEAVFLELCQSRASYLTRKNYKIHVPTQKEMVTRLRKKENIFSVFIGWFQAKTADDPHEDEFRVAYEEAIKYGGKVIFGDRPDYIKEILE, from the exons ATGTTTCAACGGCTTATCGGTCACCTCGTCATTCGCACTCGCACTCTCAATCAGCTCGCCCGAGTCACGCCCTTCATTCATCGCCATAAATCTCTCCTCGCAGCACCATTTTCTTGTTCCCAAACTCTATCTTCCCTCCAATTCTCCACCGACACCTCCGCCGTCACCCACCACCCGGTCAGGCTCCCGGAAGATCTATCCAAAAACCTGATTGTCCTCTCGTGCGAGTCTTCAGCCGAAGGCGGCGTCTGCCACGTTTACTTGGTCGGAGTCTCTCATGGCTCCAAG GAATCATACAGACGAGTTCAGGCTACAGTGAAATTTCTGAAACCGGAG GCTGTCTTCCTAGAGTTGTGCCAGAGTCGTGCTTCATATCTTACCCGTAAAAATTATAAg ATACACGTACCCACTCAGAAAGAAATGGTTACAAGATTGAGGAAAAAAGAGAACATTTTTTCAGTATTTATTGGTTGGTTCCAAGCCAAG ACAGCAGATGATCCTCATGAAGATGAGTTTCGTGTGGCATATGAAGAAGCCATCAAATATGGAGGCAAAGTGATATTTGGTGATCGCCCTG
- the LOC106780482 gene encoding traB domain-containing protein isoform X1, which yields MFQRLIGHLVIRTRTLNQLARVTPFIHRHKSLLAAPFSCSQTLSSLQFSTDTSAVTHHPVRLPEDLSKNLIVLSCESSAEGGVCHVYLVGVSHGSKESYRRVQATVKFLKPEAVFLELCQSRASYLTRKNYKIHVPTQKEMVTRLRKKENIFSVFIGWFQAKTADDPHEDEFRVAYEEAIKYGGKVIFGDRPGKITLRRFWSKTPLWHKTI from the exons ATGTTTCAACGGCTTATCGGTCACCTCGTCATTCGCACTCGCACTCTCAATCAGCTCGCCCGAGTCACGCCCTTCATTCATCGCCATAAATCTCTCCTCGCAGCACCATTTTCTTGTTCCCAAACTCTATCTTCCCTCCAATTCTCCACCGACACCTCCGCCGTCACCCACCACCCGGTCAGGCTCCCGGAAGATCTATCCAAAAACCTGATTGTCCTCTCGTGCGAGTCTTCAGCCGAAGGCGGCGTCTGCCACGTTTACTTGGTCGGAGTCTCTCATGGCTCCAAG GAATCATACAGACGAGTTCAGGCTACAGTGAAATTTCTGAAACCGGAG GCTGTCTTCCTAGAGTTGTGCCAGAGTCGTGCTTCATATCTTACCCGTAAAAATTATAAg ATACACGTACCCACTCAGAAAGAAATGGTTACAAGATTGAGGAAAAAAGAGAACATTTTTTCAGTATTTATTGGTTGGTTCCAAGCCAAG ACAGCAGATGATCCTCATGAAGATGAGTTTCGTGTGGCATATGAAGAAGCCATCAAATATGGAGGCAAAGTGATATTTGGTGATCGCCCTGGTAAG